Below is a genomic region from Silurus meridionalis isolate SWU-2019-XX chromosome 10, ASM1480568v1, whole genome shotgun sequence.
ACATTCAGCAAAACTCACTCAAGAAAATAGAACAGATCTCTTCTTAAATTCATTAAAGTGTTAGCTATGTACAGAGTAATTAAGGCCTGCTGGATTGTGTGTAGTCACTCTGTGTACATAGGGTATGTAGGTTTTGATTTGTTCAGCTGAATCTTGTTAATAGTGTGTCTGCTTTAGGTTTAAGGTGTGTTTAGCCCCGAAGGCAGAAGAATGTtgctgctgatttttttttttactttaatgatGCAGGGTCCAGAAAGATCTTGAAAGTTTCACAGCTGCATTATTAGTTGTTGGCTGCATCTGCCTGTCTCAGCCAGGTCATACTCCTCCTCTGTGGTTTCTTTAGTTGCAGCTCTGAaggcaagcacacacacatacacacacaccattaaaaaacacaaaatataaaaatatatcaaatatatgctgctgtttttaaaatctttctACAAATATTCAATATACTGAGAGTATCAGAAAGATTTGCGCTTTCTGAAATATAAGACGTTATTTGCTAGTTTCAGGCAATATTTATGTAACATTATGTAATGCTAAGCTAGACTACACACTCTGTAATGCAATTTTAGAACCAGTACAAACATTATGTAACAACAATACCTGGTATATTGAAAAACAAGTTTTTTAGTACACAGTGTATCCTGAAATTTCAAGATAATATGAATATTAAGCATGCTAAAATCAGGTTTACCGAATATAGCGTGGTTCAGTCTTGCCCAAAATCACATCCTTATCCAGCTCCACAGATACAATATCTGACTCCGGGACTTCAAACATGGGCTCCAACAGTAGCGTCTCCTAACAAGCACAACATGGTACAGTCATGATAATCTGACTGAAGACAGCTGGAAGGAAAATGGAAAGAGTATGTGTGCGTGTTGTGTACCATAATGGATCTGAGGCCTCTGGCTCCAGTCCTCCTCTCAAGAGCCAGTCTGGCAATGGCGCTGAGTGCATCTGAAGTTACGTTCAGCTCACACTGAAACATAGGGTATCAGACATCATGGCTTATATAACAGACCACAAAAACAGACTTCAGGTTGATGGTTAGATATAGGTCTTCTATCTCTATATCTGATACAGTCATAGAAAAGTGCACCTTCACATTCCCAACCCCATTTAAACATGGTAAGGTTATGACATATACACTTACTGAACACTCTAGCAgcaaaaaagcataaaataatGCAGATACATGTCTTTAGGTTCAgttaaaattcaaataaataaaataaaaaaacagggttATTTGTGTGATCTCAGAGACTTTGTTCATTTACATGTTGAAAACAGCCCATGGAAATTGTCCCATAACACTGCTTAGCTTAGCctttaaacagaaaaatgtgtgtttttgtttgtgcctgtgtaagtgagagaataagagaaatgcagaaaaaaaagatcaccTTATCCATGCTGAAGAGGGCCTGGAACTGAGGCACTACAGCGTTCCTGGGCTCAGTGAGAATCTGCACTAGTGCTTGCTCGTCCAGACTATGCAAAGGCACTACAATGGGCAGACGACCTACAAACTCAGGTATCATGCCAAACTCAATGAGGTCATGTGCCTCTACATGTCTCAGGAGCTgatccttctcctccatctcagcCACCACATCCAGCTCACTACCTGAGCTATTGGCCAGgtcagctgctgctgctgcacgaCGTCCCTTCCCCATGTTAGAGGGTGAGCCAAATCCAAGGTACTGCACACAAAGTCATAAACAAGGGTCATGGAAAGGCCACAATTGTGGCAGTTAACTTCAACACAGTGCTGAAATTGATAACTGAACCcttactttttcatttttcctgCGGCTAATGATTCGGTCAAGCCCGTTGAAGGCTCCTGATGCCACAAACAGGATGTTGGTTGTGTCCACCTGTACAGTTTCTCCTCGCAACTTCCTGCTGTTCTTTTCTGGAACATTCACAATGGTGCCCTCCAGGAGCTTCAACAAACCCTAAGCATAAGTAACAGTTTAAGGTTAAGGGCAGAATCATCAGTGATACATTAACAAGGATTAACAATGaaagtgtatatttttattgcatCTATTATGGGTGTGGATTATTGGTCTCAGacaaaaaatagaaacacaGTGTTGGTGCTTAAAATTTTTCTATTCAGTGTGACAGAAGACCAGCTTCACTGACTAGGACTGTTTTTCCACTAGCTAGCTAATACTTACACATCAACACAAACTATAGATTATTTAGCCCAAActgaatgtaatatatatttacagttgtgGAACAATATCCTCCTGGACAGGAGAAAACATTCTTTAAAAGGATAATAATTCATTTACAGCCATTAGCTTGAGCTGGACTAAAGGATTTAAAAGCCTGGCGTATACATTATAACAATGGAATAGAGTAAGTGTACAGCACTTTATGGCTGGATAAGCACCATATTATTTATCACGGTTCTGAGTGTTTCAGTTACTGGAACGTGTGATGAATTCCCAAAACATGCAACAGCCCTTGTACAGTAATGCGTCAccaaagtgtgaaaaacaggTTTTCTGTCCTCACACTTCAGTGAACTGCAGGTCATTGTGCTGTGTATTAACTACATGAATATTACATGGGCATCCATGGAAATAAAGACcctataaatatgtattacagtAAATATAATAGACCAAACGTTTAAAATTACACACTTGTTGGACACCTTCCCTCCTACGTCTCTGAGCTGGTGTATTCCTGGAACACTGCCGATCTTGTCCACCTCATCCAGAAACACTATTCCTGTGGGGAGACACaagagtgtgtgaaagtgtgagcATGTTcaaaataatcaccaaacatttttaaatgagcacaagttatttaaaatatttaaactttataAGTCCTTCAGCGAGACCATGACTTAGCACTATTTCTTATTAACCATGcactatttaaatttttatctcacatttttttactttaatttctcCTTAATGTCTAACAAAAAGAGCAAGATAAAATCACAGTTATGATGAACTATCATATCTCATTTCTCTATGTATGGATTTGCTAACAAACACTACACCAAACATGCTTGAAGTTTGATATGGTTGGAATAAATGTTTGGTTTAAAAACACCCACCTTGCTGGGCTTTCTCCACTGAGTAATTGGCATCTTGCAGCAGCTTCGCAATTACTGACTCGATATCCTCACCTACATAGCCTGCCTGGGTCAGTGTGGTACAGTCACAGATGGCAAAGGGAACATCCAAACACCGTGCCAGAGTCTGCGCTAAAAGTGTTTTACCTGGAGCGCAAagtataaataatgtttaaaataaaccaattaaAAATCTTGTAGAACTACACTATCATTCAACTTTCTCAGTCGCTTCTActaaattatacacacatcgTAATTGCCATTACTTAAACAGATTTCCTAAAAAGTATTGCCATAAGCTTTATGCAATTATAGCTACAGAACATATAACTGAAGAAAGAAGCCTAGACTCAGTCTGGATAGACTTCTTGCCAGCACTGACTTCAGCAGCTCTAGATTTAATAGAACTCCACTTAAAACACTAGATTCTctaaaaataagatattttgtTTGATCCGCACCTGATCCAGTAGGGCCTAGCAGCACAATGTTACTCTTCTCCAGTTTGATGTTAGCATGGGTAGAGTCCAGCACCTCACCTCCTCTTTTTTCTGGCACAGCTTTTTGAGTGACCTGCTGTTGAACGGATGCACCGAGAGCACTGCCATGCGGGCTGATCCCAGTGATCTGGAGCAGCTCTGAAAATAAACCAGTCTATACTTCAGTTTGAGGAAGACACTAAACATATGAACTGAATATCAAAACTGTGCCACTGCGTCTGAGCCATCAACTATAGTAATTTTTTCTCACAAACCAAATAACTTAAAACAGATAAGAATGCTGCAAAGTCTATTTACACTCTGCTATGGgggaaaaatgtgtttaaattaatgtattttttttttagcgatAGAAGTGCATAAACAAACGTGTGTAAATTAGAGACCACAACGGATCAAACCAGTGGCTTCAAACTGTAAATCTTCCCTGGCCACTtcagtatatttaaaaatgtatctctcatatatattatattttaaaattaaaactaattttttaacttaatagatttttttaaattttacctATTTACCATTCTATGATTTAACAGCAATAAACTAGGCCTTGAAATTAAGACAGAATGTTTTCCAAGAACAAATGGTATAACAGAAATGATTATAAATTAGGTATAAACAATTACATATATGCACTAAtagtaatatttaatacattgatttaatttattttacttttaaaagaaaaaaataaaagaaactcatcagaaacatgcattttttctctttctgtttgaaTGTTACTCAGGAGGTAggtacactctatggacaaaagtattaggacacctgaactttcctgccatatatggttcttctccaaaatgttaccacaaagctggaggtacacaattgtataggatgtctttgaatgccgtataataaaattgtgtgttCACTttaacttggaaacccaaacctgttccagcatggctcCATGAAaatttggagaggaagatcttaagtggcctgctatagagctctgatctcaaccctactgaacacctttgggatgaattggaaccctgactgcaccccaggcctcctcacctcatctacatatagtacctgagtttactatcatccttgtggctgatgaacacaaatgtccacaagcacactccaaaatcttgtgaaaCATCTTCAAATAATAGTGGAGGGAgttttaagagcaaattgggactaaatgtggaatgcaatgctcaaaaaagtgcataaaaatTAGCTATTTTATGGGAATGTTATTAATATGCCATTGATTTGATATTGATGGCACCAGTCAACCAATCTGatcactgctactactactgtccacctatgtttatttaaatcatgtaaataaaaaataattttatttttatgtattttttcagaCACACAAAAATGCACTCACTTGTAAATCTGTATTCATCTTCCCGCCTTCTCATTTCCAGCtctagagaaataaaaaatgacttgTTATTGTGACAgctactgtaaaaaaataataacaataataacaataataaaaacgaaaaaatacaaaactggGAGTCACACTGGAAGTGGGACAACTAATAAGAAGTGCACTAAAAACTGAAATGTGTACAAGCTGCTGGTGACATCAAATCACTGGTTAAAGGTTATAAGATTGAGCTGTATTAGTTGTAGCATCATTCTCTATTCAGTCTTTATTCAATGTGTACACTATAAATGAACAAtattatatttgataaaaaCAAGATGGTCCCTTAAAATTAAGCTGATGCACTAACCCTGGGGAATGAAAGAGATCTGCTTCTCAGTCCCTATTTGTCCACTTGGAAGGTTGTTGAAGATCCGTTTGTAGTGGTTATACACTGCAACTGACAGCACCTTTTTTGCATATGACTGGCCAACAACATAATTATCGAGGTAGGCATAGATCTGTAGTAAATCAACACAAACAACTAGCTTAGCTTTTATCCGTACTGGTCTCCATGTAGcagatttaatattttgtgtaatttgGGTCTTACctttttggggggtgggggagGTTTCTGGGCAGAAGCTGTTTTAACTGATTCAGCAGCAGATTCTGCCTCCTTATTCAGACCCATCCGAGAGTCACTTTCAGAAAGCACCACAAAGAAGTGATGACACCTTTCACATTTCACAAAACGTGTGAATgctgaagcagaaaaaaacagaatgcataCAGCGTcatgttatttgtttaaatgtaaaaaaaaattactaaaattGTGGTAGCTTTAACACATAGCTAACCATAGCTAGACTTACACACAAACGTCTCCACATGAGTGCATGTGTATCCACATCTGGGGCAACGTAGCTGACTTCCTCCTTTGCCTGAGCTTCCTGAGCCCATAGATCTCTTCCCAAATGTGTCTGTTGCACCGTTCTGCtcaaataatttacattaataAACCATCTGACCCTCAAATCCAAACTTAAAATTGTGTGCATTTTTACAAATGGAAAATAATACAATCAGGAAAACTTGAAAAACGTACAGGCAAATCTATATGCTTAGAAACCTATGCTGTTAATACTCGGtgctaaaacaaaaaagtacctTTCCGACATCTTTGGAGCCGTCTTTTGGAGTGTTTTCCTTTGaggcaaaacacacaacactctcTGAGAACAGTCTGACTTGCACTGCAGAGAGTAGATAGGCTTTATATCTTGCTGGCCTTCTAAGAGCATAGAGTTTAATGTGTGAGCATGGAAACCCTGCAAGTGCAAACAAATTAAgtattatttcaaatgtaatggaaataaaatcagaacataatttttttattattattttttttttaaggcctaAAAAACAGTTTACTTTTCTATAAGAGGTCCCTAAGTATGCATAAAACTCAAAGGGTTCTGATCATGTGGACAAACATTCCTGTCTTTATATATACTGAGAGTGCTTATTCATGATCATGATTTATTTTGTCCAAACAGTACCAAGTGGTTTATTATATGGAAATGAATGCACAGCCATTTCAAGATCCGCTCAAGTGTGATTATTAATGCACTACTACACTACTTACCCATAGGAAAACAACCTTTATGACATAATTGAATAGGTTTGAACCTACAAatcaatgtacatttttatctttaacaATAATGCATATTTAGCAGCTGTTTAAGACGTTATTGAGAACACACCCAGTGGGTTTGACACATTACGTTTCACACTTATAGCACAAAATGGGTTTTAATGTTGCCCACACACCTTTGTGTGCTGAACTGACGAGTCGGTTCACAGCAGATCTATACGTACAGAAGGACATCTTCTGGGTCAAGAAATGTAGAAaagctttataagagaaaaaaaaataaaatgaatataaggGTAGATTTACACACTTGAACGCCACCTGCTGCCGAGGAGCTGAAAGAGGATCGTACTCTCTACTGCCAAAACAACgagcaacaacaaaacaaacagtcaaaaaaaaaaaactactgctACTGATACACATGCAGTAAACTTACAGCTACTTTAGAAACAAATGCATATTTTGTAATCCtacaaaacaattaaatgaagtaaatgaaATACTTCAGTCAAAGTTacttacagaaagaaagaaaacgatGTCAGAGTTCACATCAGACCCTGACAGTGACACTGACAGCTCGCCTCCAGCGGATCAACTACAATTAAACTAGAATAAAAGAACAACTGTGCAgtttataaagaatttcatgTCGAGTTTGACAGTGCTGAAAAACTCCAAGAGTAAGCAGTTGAGTAATTTGTTCCTCAGCCTGAGATTATGTAACAGTGAGTGAAAGTGTCCCAGCACCAAACCTGTTTTTCTCCCTCCGATATCAATAAACACAACACTCGGCGTTTCTTCTTCGTCTGGTTTGTAAAAACAGAGACCTCGTGCATCGTGGCGCCCCCTTTCGGAGACTATTATATCACTTTGTGCACACGGATAAACTCCAGGTCACTTTAATATGGACACCTGTACCCTGTTCATGCATGCGGTGAGGGGCGTAGATTACGTGTCCCCCgcacttttttataaaaagtaaattcgtccccctcactttttagcggagagtgtgtgttcacgacatgttgaggttttaatgGAGCAATGTATACAAATGCAGAGTGATTTAAAATCCAAAGAGATAAGATAGTCTATACAtgacattcactcactcacacacactcactcaaatgtgtgttaccgaactgtacaacctgaactaaacacaatcatcactcatctcgatccactccaccaccatttatctatttattattatttatactcgcaccttgtattacagtagaatgtttacatgctgtctttgcacctccttgctgatgtttttttgcactatattGTTCTGTTATGTTTGTActctctcctgggtatagtttttacatttctccttaaacagtactgtataatcaagtatacagtaggtttactagtcggcgctatacttgtttttttgtcttgtcttgtcttgtgttgtctgtctgtactgttttttgtttgcactgtttgcaccaggttgcactggatgcactttatgtttgtgttgtttagtgtagcaccagggttccggaggaacgttgtttcgcttttactgtgtaccactgtgtatagtaaaaatgacaataaaagcctcttgacacGCTTGACACGTATCCATGGCAATCAGTCCCTCACTTGTCACGTCATCATCACGCGCAACAGTACTGTAGCTCGAGTCGCATCCGCGGTCCCGCGCGCGATCCAACATTCGGTTGCGATGAGCTCAAAGCGGCAAAAAACCTcttcactcctttttttttttttttttttaaacaaaaaagtcaCGCAGTGGAAGTTGCATATTGCATCCGAATTGTGTTGCACAATGTTTAGTAGCTCTGCCTGTTGCTCTTGTTGAATAATTAGCAAGTTTTAAAGAATTATAAGGAAAAATAGCTGCTTGGACAAACGTtcacttttttctgtgtattttccttAAACTCGTTTATAACGTCTTGTTGTTTTAAGTGTGTTATCAAAACCCttcaaataagaataaagataatGTTGAAGTGAGATTTTACAGCATGTGTAACTCTGTGTCAGTATGTACACAGAGAGACGAGGACGACGAATAGTAACATTAAAGatgtgattttaataataaggagcaggtaaatcacacatacatacaatgtaGTAAAGACGATAACCGACAATGAGTGAAGACAGTGGTGATGAGTATAAATAGAGTCCGGGTGAACAGACAGGTGAAGACGGGAAACAAACATGGTGGATGACGGGGTGCAAaggatgatgggtaatgtagtccAATGAATGAGGGTAGCTCACAGGGAAACGTTACAGTATGCTGATAGGAACtatctttattttatggggTGCTCTTTCATTATTGCACTAATTGTACGTTTTGGCAGTTTTAAGTAGCTTTATATATTGAgatatatgtttgttttaacaCTGCATAAAAAGctactacttttaaacaaaccagccaggaagcttaaaagaagctaaacactaaatgtttatttcatctcattgtataattgatattgggtcttgacatgtttgtcagttgagttcaatacatattttctttcaatagtttgttttgaattacttgttttattcctgaaacatggactgtagaaaagaacaaaataaagtattatttgaatgtgcaagtatccattactgtgtgccatgtactgtgcatacacaaaatacaatttgaaatatgtaaacaatatacaCTTAGTACCATTATAAGGACATTTTTGTACTTATACTCAAAAAGGAGTACACATTACTACCTTAGAGTACCAATGTGTACCTTAATGTACAACTATACATTTTGGGGGTAAATAAGgtacaaagatgtccttttAAGGGTACTGTCCCAGTGGCaagctgttttatttctttctttctgttttataatcataaagcatataaagcaaaaaaaaattatgtttaaaaataaaacctgtcaattaCGCAAGggttaactgaaaaaaaacaaaacaaaaaaaacaggtaacactagTAACCCCCaattttgaaatgatggctacgcCCCTGCATGCGATTATGTGGTCTATTGGCTGTTGTAACACATCAGCCTCGGCGCTGTGCGTATTGTTGTGCGTTCTGAGTTGTAAAGAGTGTTTTTCTAATTTTTCTAAACTTCCTTTAAGTTCAAACCAGTCCAACCATTTACTCCTGACCAGGGGCCCCACTAGGGTTTCTGTACCCAGTggctaatttatttataaaaaggaCCAATCCCCCaattatctaatctaatctaatccctCCACGCCATTCTCGTGTTTTCTTATTCACCTGAAGTGACGAGTCAGAACCTCTGAGCTGATCTGTGAAGTACCGCGTTTCTAAATCCTGTGAATGTTTTAAGTGGACACGCACATACTCGGTACCAAGTGGGCATTCATCGTAGTGTGCTTCCTAACAGATTATTGTGCAAAGAAGCAATTTAAATACCAAAACCACCATGGGGTTTTGTTAAACCCCCTGTGTGTCCAGGACCCTTGGAATCGTACTAATcgtactaatatatatatatatatatatatatatatatatatatatatatatatatatatatatatatatatatatatatatatatatatatataatttttttattttttattttcttgcctTCATGAGGCTACATTGCTACTTGATAAATAAGGCTGCCAGTACAGAGGCCACCAGAGACAAGAAACATAAAGAGCACAGCGATAAAGATGCAGGTGGCACAATTGGAACAAGACACTGATCCAGATTTTGAATCACTTGCCTATATTTAGCCTTATCTTGTAATGCAATTTATGGACttgtcaaaaataaaagcagaattaTTGAAGCtggtataaaataaactaaagaaCTCCCCCAAAGACTGTTTTTCAGTACCAACTGGCTATGCTGTAAAATATGTCAGTTTTGATTTGAGGACACAAAAGCAGACTACAACAATACACTTCTATAAGGTCTGCAAGAATATCTTGAGATCCTAGCAGAAGAATGCACAACTAAATATAGAAGAGGAATATCatttatgacaaaaataaaagttttttttcttaacaaaaCAATAGCAGTACAAACCTGGGTGGCATGCACATtcatatttaagtaaaaaaaaaaaaaaacagtacagtacattcaATAATTCAATACAGAGTTCAGGAC
It encodes:
- the clpxb gene encoding LOW QUALITY PROTEIN: ATP-dependent Clp protease ATP-binding subunit clpX-like, mitochondrial (The sequence of the model RefSeq protein was modified relative to this genomic sequence to represent the inferred CDS: inserted 1 base in 1 codon), translated to MSFCTYRSAVNRLVSSAHKGFPCSHIKLYALRRPARYKAYLLSAVQVRLFSESVVCFASKENTPKDGSKDVGKNGATDTFGKRSMGSGSSGKGGSQLRCPRCGYTCTHVETFVSFTRFVKCERCHHFFVVLSESDSRMGLNKEAESAAESVKTASAQKPPPPPKKIYAYLDNYVVGQSYAKKVLSVAVYNHYKRIFNNLPSGQIGTEKQISFIPQELEMRRREDEYRFTKLLQITGISPHGSALGASVQQQVTQKAVPEKRGGEVLDSTHANIKLEKSNIVLLGPTGSGKTLLAQTLARCLDVPFAICDCTTLTQAGYVGEDIESVIAKLLQDANYSVEKAQQGIVFLDEVDKIGSVPGIHQLRDVGGXGVQQGLLKLLEGTIVNVPEKNSRKLRGETVQVDTTNILFVASGAFNGLDRIISRRKNEKYLGFGSPSNMGKGRRAAAAADLANSSGSELDVVAEMEEKDQLLRHVEAHDLIEFGMIPEFVGRLPIVVPLHSLDEQALVQILTEPRNAVVPQFQALFSMDKCELNVTSDALSAIARLALERRTGARGLRSIMETLLLEPMFEVPESDIVSVELDKDVILGKTEPRYIRAATKETTEEEYDLAETGRCSQQLIMQL